From a single Streptomyces sp. NBC_00377 genomic region:
- a CDS encoding Wzz/FepE/Etk N-terminal domain-containing protein codes for MNDDTIRLVTLGRIIRRRWRLLTILALVGALVGYGASLLFPPRYTTSASVLLPGTWEERELLTQTEVATSSVVVDRAAARLGWTGVSGSDLREQVSAKTTDGNIIKISGTADTPARAQQLSDQVAKEFVSYATRIAADSADPGAAQELAALQKSVRDTSRRISKLADATDPGQTVESVQTRTELEKLRTALREAINTMEQADPADDEAKSMVVMGSAARPTGEAPPTRTQLIGGGALLFFLFAVIAHLTAARMSRRLRGEPEITAALGSALLGTVDVPVERPMHRPAGRGPKAWIRRLLGLDVRWDIPAPQTSGDEASRQIRYRRVCSRLREQRPAPQRQLVVFPEGDEIARRAAGQLVVEAGGDPALRAVAVSVSRPMVPDRGQESGALIVLSAGSWTAAELAGVAEACADAKHAVVGIVLAGPVRASRSADGSRHAVVPALESFDGELDDATGVKG; via the coding sequence TTGAACGATGACACGATACGCCTGGTCACCCTGGGGCGGATCATCCGTCGGCGCTGGCGGCTGCTCACCATCTTGGCCCTGGTGGGTGCGCTCGTCGGATACGGCGCCTCCCTGCTGTTCCCGCCGCGCTACACGACCTCGGCATCGGTACTGCTGCCGGGGACGTGGGAGGAGCGCGAGCTGCTGACGCAGACGGAGGTGGCGACCAGCTCGGTGGTGGTCGACCGCGCGGCCGCCAGGCTCGGCTGGACCGGGGTGAGCGGCAGCGACCTGCGGGAACAGGTCAGCGCCAAGACCACCGACGGAAACATCATCAAGATCTCCGGCACGGCCGACACCCCGGCTCGTGCGCAGCAGCTCTCCGACCAGGTGGCCAAGGAGTTCGTCTCCTACGCCACGCGGATCGCGGCCGACAGTGCCGACCCGGGAGCGGCGCAGGAGCTCGCCGCGCTTCAGAAGTCGGTCAGGGACACCAGCCGCCGCATCAGCAAGCTGGCCGACGCGACCGACCCGGGACAGACCGTGGAGAGCGTGCAGACCCGCACCGAACTGGAGAAGCTGCGCACCGCGCTGCGGGAGGCTATCAACACCATGGAACAGGCCGACCCGGCCGACGACGAGGCGAAGAGCATGGTCGTCATGGGGTCGGCGGCCCGGCCGACCGGCGAGGCACCGCCGACGAGGACGCAGCTCATCGGCGGCGGAGCGCTGCTGTTCTTCCTGTTCGCGGTCATCGCTCATCTCACCGCAGCGCGGATGAGCCGTCGGCTGCGCGGCGAACCGGAGATCACCGCGGCGCTGGGATCGGCGCTGCTCGGTACCGTCGACGTGCCCGTCGAACGTCCCATGCACCGGCCGGCGGGCCGTGGCCCGAAGGCGTGGATCCGCCGGCTGCTGGGCCTCGACGTCCGGTGGGACATCCCGGCGCCGCAGACGTCCGGCGACGAGGCCAGCAGGCAGATCCGCTACCGGCGGGTGTGCTCCCGCCTGCGGGAGCAGCGGCCGGCACCGCAGCGGCAACTGGTCGTCTTCCCCGAGGGTGACGAGATCGCCCGCCGGGCCGCCGGGCAGCTCGTCGTCGAGGCCGGGGGCGATCCGGCGCTGCGAGCGGTGGCGGTCTCGGTGTCCCGGCCGATGGTGCCCGACCGCGGCCAGGAGTCCGGCGCCCTCATCGTGCTCAGCGCCGGCAGCTGGACCGCGGCGGAGCTCGCCGGCGTCGCCGAGGCGTGTGCGGACGCCAAGCACGCGGTCGTCGGCATCGTCCTGGCCGGTCCGGTCCGTGCGTCGCGGTCGGCCGACGGCTCTCGGCACGCCGTCGTACCGGCGCTCGAGAGCTTCGACGGCGAACTGGACGACGCGACAGGAGTCAAAGGGTGA
- a CDS encoding glycosyltransferase family 4 protein, with protein MPGDARSGDRPERRALILVENLSVPFDRRVWQECTTLRDAGWTVDVICPQGSKRDTEPEAEIDGVRIHRYPLRAATGGPSGYLREYGSALWHTVRLARKVGPVDVVHACNPPDLLFLPALWMKRRGARFVFDQHDLVPELYLSRFDRGEDLLYRAVCALERRTYRAADIVLATNESYRDVAVRRGGRRPEDVFVVRSAPDVERFHPVPPEPELKRGKPHLLCYLGVMGPQDGVDYALRALAKLRDECGRTDWHAVFVGGGDTFDAMVELSHRLGLSEQVEFTGRIPDADLVRYLSTADVCLSPDPRNPLNDVSTMNKVLEYMVMGRPIVSFDLREARVSAGDAALYAPADDESAFAGLIAVLLDDPEMRARMGKIGEERISGPLAWRNSQASLLAAYAAACRDQAPVSAGAPSRAGRRPRR; from the coding sequence TTGCCTGGTGACGCGAGAAGCGGCGACCGGCCGGAGCGGCGCGCGCTGATCCTGGTGGAGAACCTGTCCGTGCCCTTCGACCGGCGGGTGTGGCAGGAGTGCACGACGCTGCGCGACGCGGGCTGGACGGTGGACGTCATCTGTCCCCAGGGGAGCAAGCGGGACACGGAACCGGAGGCGGAGATCGACGGGGTGCGGATCCACCGCTACCCGTTGCGCGCGGCCACCGGAGGGCCGTCCGGCTATCTGCGGGAGTACGGATCGGCGTTGTGGCACACGGTCCGGCTGGCCCGCAAGGTCGGCCCGGTCGACGTGGTGCACGCCTGCAACCCGCCCGACCTGCTGTTCCTGCCGGCCCTGTGGATGAAACGGCGCGGAGCGCGGTTCGTCTTCGACCAGCACGACCTGGTTCCCGAGCTGTACCTCTCGCGGTTCGACCGTGGTGAGGACCTGCTCTATCGCGCCGTGTGCGCGCTGGAACGGCGGACCTACCGGGCCGCGGACATCGTGCTCGCCACGAACGAGAGCTACCGGGACGTCGCGGTGCGCCGTGGCGGCCGGCGTCCGGAGGACGTCTTCGTGGTGCGCAGCGCTCCCGACGTGGAACGCTTCCACCCCGTGCCGCCCGAGCCGGAGCTGAAGCGCGGCAAGCCCCATCTGCTGTGCTACCTCGGCGTCATGGGCCCGCAGGACGGCGTCGACTACGCCTTGCGGGCCCTCGCGAAACTGCGCGACGAGTGCGGGCGGACCGACTGGCACGCGGTGTTCGTCGGCGGCGGCGACACCTTCGACGCGATGGTGGAGCTGTCGCATCGGCTCGGCCTCTCGGAGCAGGTGGAGTTCACCGGGCGCATCCCGGACGCCGACCTGGTGCGCTACCTGTCCACCGCGGACGTGTGCCTCTCCCCCGACCCGCGCAATCCGCTCAACGACGTGTCCACCATGAACAAGGTCCTCGAGTACATGGTGATGGGCCGGCCGATCGTCTCGTTCGACCTCCGCGAGGCACGCGTCTCCGCCGGTGACGCCGCCCTCTACGCGCCCGCCGACGACGAGAGCGCGTTCGCCGGGCTCATCGCGGTGCTGCTGGACGATCCCGAGATGCGGGCCCGGATGGGCAAGATCGGCGAGGAGCGGATCAGCGGACCGCTCGCCTGGCGGAACTCACAGGCTTCGCTGCTCGCCGCCTACGCCGCGGCCTGCCGTGACCAGGCTCCGGTGTCCGCGGGCGCCCCGTCCCGCGCAGGGCGGAGGCCGCGCCGTTGA
- a CDS encoding nucleotide sugar dehydrogenase: MRVSVFGLGYVGCVSAACLASMGHEVIGVDVSQVKVDLVNDGKAPVVEERIGELIAEVVRTGALRATDDVREAIEGSEVSLVCVGTPSEPNGSLCTTYLERVTEQIGAALAERGGRHTVVFRSTMLPGTCLNLLVPILEKYVGGTAGVDVGVAVNPEFLREGTSVRDFFDPPKTVIGELDPASGDAVRALYDGLPGEVFRVPIPTAEAIKYADNAFHGLKIGFANELGAVYQALGVDSHQVMDVFLADRKLNISPAYLRPGFAFGGSCLPKDLRSLVHAAQRADVSVPILSHVLPSNADHLQRAVELVERTGKRRAGLFGLSFKPGTDDLRESPLVELAERLFGKGYDLKIYDANVSLSRLLGANREYIETRLPHLAQLLADSVEEVLEHAEVCLVGTRDPAVLSKLPHGDSPVIVDLVHLPDADARRTEPGYVGLAW, translated from the coding sequence ATGAGAGTCAGCGTTTTCGGGCTCGGCTACGTGGGCTGCGTGTCGGCCGCGTGCCTGGCCAGCATGGGTCACGAGGTCATCGGGGTCGACGTCAGCCAGGTGAAGGTCGACCTGGTCAACGACGGCAAGGCCCCGGTGGTCGAGGAGCGGATCGGCGAGCTCATCGCCGAGGTCGTGCGGACGGGAGCGTTGCGCGCCACCGACGACGTCCGCGAGGCGATCGAGGGCAGCGAGGTGTCGCTCGTCTGCGTGGGCACGCCGTCCGAGCCCAACGGCAGCCTGTGCACCACGTATCTGGAGCGGGTCACCGAGCAGATCGGCGCGGCGCTCGCCGAGCGGGGCGGGCGGCACACCGTCGTGTTCCGCAGCACCATGCTCCCGGGCACCTGCCTGAACCTGCTGGTACCGATCCTGGAGAAGTACGTCGGCGGCACGGCCGGGGTGGACGTCGGGGTCGCGGTCAACCCGGAGTTCCTGCGCGAGGGCACGAGCGTGCGGGACTTCTTCGACCCGCCCAAGACCGTCATCGGCGAGCTGGACCCGGCGAGCGGCGACGCGGTGCGGGCGCTGTACGACGGCCTGCCCGGCGAGGTGTTCCGGGTGCCGATCCCGACGGCCGAGGCGATCAAATACGCGGACAACGCCTTCCACGGCCTCAAGATCGGCTTCGCGAACGAACTGGGGGCGGTGTACCAGGCACTCGGGGTGGACTCCCACCAGGTGATGGACGTGTTCCTGGCCGACCGCAAGCTGAACATCAGCCCCGCCTACCTGCGGCCCGGCTTCGCCTTCGGCGGCTCCTGCCTGCCGAAGGATCTGCGCAGCCTGGTCCACGCCGCGCAGCGGGCCGACGTCTCGGTGCCCATCCTGTCCCACGTACTGCCGTCCAACGCCGACCATCTTCAGCGCGCGGTGGAGCTGGTCGAGCGCACCGGCAAGCGCCGGGCGGGCCTGTTCGGACTCTCCTTCAAACCCGGCACCGACGACCTGCGCGAGAGCCCGCTCGTCGAACTGGCGGAACGGCTGTTCGGCAAGGGCTACGACCTGAAGATCTACGACGCCAACGTGAGCCTGTCCCGGCTGCTCGGCGCGAACCGCGAGTACATCGAGACCCGGCTGCCGCACCTCGCGCAACTGCTCGCCGATTCCGTCGAGGAGGTGCTCGAGCACGCCGAGGTGTGCCTGGTCGGGACCAGGGATCCGGCCGTGCTGTCGAAGCTCCCGCATGGCGACAGCCCCGTGATCGTCGACCTCGTCCACCTTCCCGACGCCGACGCGCGCCGGACCGAACCGGGGTACGTGGGCCTTGCCTGGTGA
- a CDS encoding sugar transferase, whose amino-acid sequence MRQGELVSPFPSARGRLANGAISRPASDWEQRYRRAVITSDTAATAFVVAGIGNFFGARDAANWHEKWGILAFGTELLVLGSLAVSRSWSPAVLGQGAEEFRRLGRSLFTATVVLALGGIALTSRNIKLWIFVAIPAIAIVTMTARYLLRLGLHKQRKEGRCLRPVLAAGSPATVHDLITRTRKFPHLGWRVDAVCTTDGLGTDGDQLDGVPVVGRLADVANHVHRDGYRVVAVTPDPHWSPHRLQRLAWNLEGSDAEMVVAPVLMEVAGPRLHVDAVLGIPLLRVSMPTFTGGRRAVKGVVDRVGATILLVLFAPLMVLVALLVLVDSRGGAFYRQRRVGKDGREFTILKFRTMVAGADRARAELADRNEGAGLLFKLRRDPRVTRLGTVLRRYSIDELPQLFNVLTGSMSLVGPRPPLPEESAAYGPDIRRRLLVKPGLTGLWQISGRSDLSWEEAVRLDLRYVEDWSLALDTVILWKTLRAVLYGQGAY is encoded by the coding sequence GTGCGACAAGGGGAATTGGTCAGCCCGTTTCCGTCAGCGCGGGGGCGTCTGGCGAACGGGGCAATCAGCCGGCCCGCGAGCGACTGGGAACAACGCTATCGCCGCGCCGTGATCACCAGCGATACCGCAGCAACCGCTTTCGTGGTGGCGGGCATCGGCAACTTCTTCGGGGCCCGCGACGCGGCCAACTGGCACGAGAAGTGGGGAATTCTTGCATTCGGCACCGAACTGCTGGTGCTGGGTTCACTTGCGGTGAGCCGGTCGTGGTCTCCGGCCGTACTCGGACAGGGCGCCGAGGAATTCCGGCGGCTCGGACGTTCGCTGTTCACCGCGACCGTCGTCCTGGCACTCGGCGGTATCGCCCTCACCTCGCGCAACATCAAACTCTGGATCTTCGTCGCGATCCCCGCGATCGCGATCGTCACCATGACCGCGCGGTATCTGCTTCGCCTCGGGCTGCACAAGCAGCGCAAGGAGGGGCGGTGCCTGAGACCGGTGCTCGCCGCCGGGAGCCCGGCAACCGTGCACGACCTGATCACCCGGACCCGTAAGTTCCCGCACCTGGGCTGGCGAGTGGATGCCGTGTGCACGACGGACGGTCTCGGGACCGACGGCGACCAACTGGACGGAGTGCCGGTCGTCGGCCGGCTGGCGGACGTCGCCAATCACGTCCACCGCGACGGCTACCGGGTCGTCGCGGTCACACCGGACCCGCACTGGTCGCCGCACCGGTTGCAGCGGCTGGCCTGGAACCTCGAGGGCAGCGACGCCGAGATGGTCGTGGCGCCCGTGCTGATGGAGGTGGCCGGTCCTCGGCTGCACGTCGACGCGGTGCTCGGGATCCCGCTGCTGCGGGTCAGCATGCCGACCTTCACCGGCGGCCGCCGGGCGGTCAAAGGGGTCGTCGACCGGGTAGGCGCAACGATTCTTCTGGTGCTGTTCGCGCCGCTGATGGTGCTGGTCGCCCTGCTTGTACTGGTGGACAGCCGGGGCGGGGCGTTCTACCGCCAGCGCCGGGTCGGCAAGGACGGCCGCGAGTTCACCATTCTCAAGTTCCGGACCATGGTCGCGGGGGCCGACAGGGCACGTGCCGAGCTGGCCGACCGCAACGAGGGCGCCGGCCTGCTGTTCAAGCTCCGCCGGGACCCGCGCGTGACCCGGCTGGGAACGGTGCTGCGCCGGTACTCGATCGACGAGCTCCCGCAGCTTTTCAACGTGCTCACCGGATCGATGTCGCTCGTCGGTCCGCGGCCTCCGCTGCCGGAGGAGTCCGCCGCGTACGGCCCCGACATCCGGCGGCGGCTGCTGGTCAAACCCGGACTCACCGGTCTGTGGCAGATCAGCGGGCGCAGCGACCTGTCGTGGGAGGAGGCGGTCCGGCTGGACCTGCGGTACGTGGAGGACTGGTCGCTCGCCCTGGACACGGTGATCTTGTGGAAGACGCTGCGTGCCGTGCTCTACGGGCAGGGGGCCTACTGA
- a CDS encoding TROVE domain-containing protein has protein sequence MPHFNRQRAKSEARSEIQAEIPGLTAGGATSSLSTHGRWPLPQSAGTRTLRHPAALRPHHLTHQGGTAHARSPKAELFLLAMSNMVGQHSFYEDAAARDERYEQLVRGLAVSDPEWTLGLLGWLRTEGQMRTASLVGAAEFVRARLDAGAAGFSRRAVATVLQRPDEPGELLAYWTSRYGRSLPQPLKRGIADAVRRLYTGRALLKYDTESRAYRFGDVIELTHPSPDPRRPWQGALFTYALDRRHRPGRALPPSGETLLVAHRELMAVPVEERRALVTAQGGAERLNAAGMTWESVAGWLQGPLDAAVWEALIPSMGAMALVRNLRNLDLAAVSDRVAAEVAARISCPDEVRRSRQFPFRYLAAHRNAPSRRWEDALETALGHSLANVPELPGRTLILVDRSGSMFDRPSEHTQLNRADSAAVFGTALALRAERADLVEFGSDSRRVELGPGEPVLRVLERFHDLGGTNTAAAFNRHYDRHDRVVVVTDEQTGPTQWSNPLQRVPFHIPVYTWNLAGYAPAHAPSGPHRHTFGGLSDAAFRMIPLLEAGQDAKWPWTAAPS, from the coding sequence ATGCCCCATTTCAACCGTCAGCGGGCCAAGTCCGAAGCCAGGAGCGAGATCCAGGCGGAGATACCGGGCCTGACCGCAGGCGGAGCGACGTCGTCGCTCTCCACCCACGGCCGGTGGCCACTCCCACAGTCCGCCGGCACACGGACCTTGCGGCACCCGGCCGCCCTCAGGCCCCACCACCTCACCCACCAGGGTGGCACCGCGCACGCCCGCTCGCCCAAGGCGGAACTCTTCCTGCTGGCCATGTCCAACATGGTCGGCCAGCACAGCTTCTACGAAGACGCAGCCGCCCGGGACGAGCGCTACGAGCAGCTGGTGCGCGGACTCGCCGTCAGCGACCCCGAGTGGACCCTCGGACTGCTGGGCTGGCTGCGCACCGAGGGCCAGATGCGCACCGCCTCCCTGGTGGGCGCGGCCGAGTTCGTGCGGGCCAGGCTGGACGCGGGGGCCGCCGGCTTCTCACGGCGGGCCGTGGCCACCGTGCTCCAACGGCCCGATGAGCCGGGTGAGTTGCTCGCGTACTGGACCTCCCGGTACGGGCGGAGTCTCCCGCAGCCGCTCAAGCGCGGGATCGCCGACGCCGTACGGCGTCTCTACACCGGGCGCGCGCTCCTCAAGTACGACACCGAATCGCGCGCCTACCGCTTCGGCGACGTCATCGAACTCACCCACCCGTCCCCCGACCCTCGACGTCCGTGGCAGGGCGCCCTGTTCACGTACGCGCTCGACCGCCGCCACCGCCCCGGCCGCGCCCTGCCCCCGTCCGGCGAGACGCTGCTCGTCGCACACCGGGAGCTGATGGCCGTACCGGTCGAGGAGCGGCGCGCCCTGGTCACCGCACAGGGCGGCGCCGAGCGGCTGAACGCGGCGGGGATGACCTGGGAGTCGGTGGCGGGCTGGTTGCAGGGGCCGCTCGACGCGGCGGTGTGGGAGGCCCTGATCCCCTCGATGGGGGCGATGGCCCTCGTGCGCAACCTGCGCAACCTCGACCTGGCCGCGGTGAGCGACCGGGTCGCCGCCGAGGTCGCCGCGCGGATCTCCTGCCCGGACGAGGTGCGCCGCTCGCGTCAGTTCCCCTTCCGCTACCTGGCCGCCCACCGCAACGCGCCCTCGCGCCGCTGGGAGGACGCTCTGGAGACGGCCCTCGGGCACTCGCTCGCCAACGTGCCCGAACTGCCCGGCCGCACGCTGATCCTGGTGGACCGGTCCGGCTCGATGTTCGACCGGCCCAGTGAGCACACTCAGCTCAACCGGGCCGATTCGGCGGCCGTTTTCGGTACGGCGCTCGCCTTGCGGGCCGAGCGGGCCGACCTGGTGGAGTTCGGGTCGGACAGCCGTCGCGTCGAGCTCGGCCCCGGCGAACCGGTACTGCGCGTCCTGGAGCGCTTCCACGACCTGGGCGGAACCAACACGGCCGCAGCGTTCAACCGGCACTACGACCGTCACGACCGGGTGGTCGTGGTGACCGACGAGCAGACCGGGCCGACCCAGTGGTCCAACCCGTTGCAGAGGGTCCCTTTCCACATTCCCGTCTACACCTGGAACCTGGCCGGCTACGCACCGGCCCACGCCCCGTCCGGCCCTCACCGCCATACCTTCGGCGGCCTGAGCGACGCCGCGTTCCGGATGATCCCGCTCCTGGAGGCCGGCCAGGACGCCAAGTGGCCGTGGACGGCGGCACCTTCCTGA
- a CDS encoding ABC transporter ATP-binding protein → MIESRRLTKRYGEKTAVDGLDFVVKAGTVTGFLGPNGAGKSTTMRMIVGLDAPTSGSVTVNGHRYASHRAPLQEVGALLEAKSIHPGRSAYNHLRALALTHGIPGRRVDEVIDLAGLGSVAKKRAGAFSLGMGQRLGIAAALLGDPQTVMLDEPVNGLDPEGVLWIRNLLKGLADEGRTVFVSSHLMSEMALVADHLIVVGRGRLLADTTVADLIREAGGDTVKVVTQDPSRLRDVLAGPGVDVTGRIGSEELQVNGLTAREIGLKAAEHGIALFELSARTVSLEEAFMDLTRDAVEYHGTTTGIETLGRLA, encoded by the coding sequence ATGATCGAGTCACGGCGGTTGACCAAGAGGTACGGCGAGAAGACAGCCGTCGACGGGCTGGACTTCGTCGTGAAGGCGGGCACGGTGACCGGCTTCCTCGGGCCCAACGGCGCGGGCAAGTCCACGACCATGCGCATGATCGTCGGCCTGGACGCCCCGACGAGCGGCTCCGTCACCGTGAACGGCCACCGCTACGCCTCGCACCGGGCGCCGCTCCAGGAGGTCGGCGCCCTCCTGGAGGCGAAGTCGATCCACCCCGGCCGCTCGGCGTACAACCACCTGCGGGCCCTCGCGCTGACACATGGCATTCCGGGCCGCCGGGTCGACGAGGTCATCGACCTCGCAGGCCTGGGCAGCGTCGCGAAGAAGCGGGCCGGCGCCTTCTCCCTCGGGATGGGCCAGCGGCTGGGCATCGCGGCGGCGCTGCTGGGCGACCCGCAGACGGTGATGCTGGACGAGCCGGTGAACGGGCTGGACCCGGAGGGTGTGCTCTGGATCCGCAACCTGCTCAAGGGACTCGCCGACGAGGGCCGGACGGTGTTCGTGTCGTCGCACCTCATGAGCGAGATGGCGCTGGTGGCGGACCACCTGATCGTCGTGGGGCGTGGCCGGCTGCTGGCCGACACCACCGTCGCGGACCTGATCCGCGAGGCGGGCGGGGACACGGTGAAGGTGGTGACGCAGGACCCGTCGCGGCTGCGGGACGTCCTGGCCGGGCCGGGTGTCGACGTCACGGGTCGGATCGGATCCGAGGAGCTACAGGTGAACGGGCTGACCGCCCGCGAGATCGGGCTGAAGGCGGCCGAGCACGGGATCGCACTGTTCGAGCTGAGCGCGCGGACCGTGTCGCTGGAGGAGGCATTCATGGACCTGACCAGGGATGCCGTGGAGTACCACGGCACCACGACCGGCATCGAGACCCTGGGGAGGCTCGCATGA
- a CDS encoding ABC transporter permease has translation MSTLTATAEEPRTTPARPVYRVTGRRVLSSEWAKLWSLRSTWITLGLGLLFLVAFGLIAASRYKSGIDSGNLDRDFADSTTVSLSLFGTNFAQLALGVLGVLVTAGEYSTGMIRSTLAAVPRRLPVLWSKAAVFGLVAMVVGTLGAFVTFLIGSGIVSGTPAAMSLSHAGVLRSLLGAGLYLGLVGVIGAALGALLRSVAGGISVLVATLMLIPGLVSLLPSSWQNDISPYLPSNAGQSMFALTHDATSLSPGAGLLVFLCWTALALGGAAYRLVRSDV, from the coding sequence ATGAGCACCCTCACCGCAACCGCGGAGGAACCCCGGACCACCCCCGCCCGCCCCGTCTACCGGGTGACCGGACGGCGTGTGCTCTCCTCCGAATGGGCCAAGTTGTGGTCCCTGCGCTCCACCTGGATCACCTTGGGCCTGGGCCTGCTGTTCCTGGTGGCCTTCGGCCTCATCGCCGCGAGCCGCTACAAGTCGGGGATCGACTCCGGCAACCTGGACCGGGACTTCGCCGACTCGACGACCGTGAGCCTGTCTCTCTTCGGTACGAACTTCGCCCAGCTGGCCCTGGGCGTGCTCGGCGTGCTGGTCACGGCGGGGGAGTACTCGACCGGCATGATCCGCTCGACGCTGGCGGCGGTGCCCCGCCGGCTGCCCGTGCTGTGGTCCAAGGCGGCCGTGTTCGGGCTGGTCGCGATGGTGGTGGGGACGCTGGGGGCGTTCGTCACCTTCCTGATCGGGAGCGGAATCGTCTCCGGCACACCCGCGGCCATGAGCCTCTCGCACGCGGGTGTCCTGCGGAGCCTGCTGGGCGCGGGGCTCTACCTCGGCCTGGTCGGGGTGATCGGCGCCGCCCTGGGCGCGCTGCTGCGGTCGGTGGCCGGCGGAATCTCGGTTCTGGTGGCTACCCTGATGCTGATCCCGGGACTCGTCTCACTGCTGCCGAGCTCCTGGCAGAACGACATCAGCCCCTATCTGCCGTCCAACGCGGGTCAGTCGATGTTCGCGCTGACCCACGACGCCACGTCCCTGTCGCCGGGCGCCGGACTGCTGGTGTTCCTGTGCTGGACGGCGCTGGCGCTGGGCGGTGCGGCGTACCGCCTCGTGCGCAGTGACGTCTGA
- a CDS encoding sensor histidine kinase codes for MTTDDLSGMGPLVARLSRGGQRLRHADRTHPWVLDTAVVVLVFLMFCLPDLIHGGVDDGDGPRRFRLAFTELPVAGMLAVQAGLVLPLLWRRRKPAAAFAAITAVFVLQWSLGAPLRADIALFIALYSLALHGRLRQLPWACAAAAGALALVAVRASSAVSVGDALFFLLSTATAALALGLMVRIRRAQLAGLRERAARLEIERDQRSRLATATERTRVAREMHDIVGHNLSVIITLADAGAYATDIAPERGKEALELIGDTGRQALGELRRVLGVLREAADAPAGGPELSPQPGITDIEALCVKVRAAGLEVRYRTSGDVDALDSGVQLTVYRIVQEALTNTMKHAAPDTRVHLAILAEDSRLTIRVQDIGPGTSPGPPNEEGHGLVGMRERAALYGGTVSAGPAAGGGWSVEAVLDLTPGSGGDR; via the coding sequence GTGACCACCGATGACCTCAGCGGAATGGGACCGCTGGTCGCCCGACTGTCCCGGGGCGGCCAGCGGCTGCGGCATGCCGACCGGACACATCCCTGGGTGCTGGACACCGCGGTCGTCGTCCTGGTCTTCCTGATGTTCTGCCTGCCCGACCTGATCCACGGCGGTGTGGACGACGGCGACGGCCCGCGCCGGTTCCGGCTCGCCTTCACCGAGCTGCCAGTAGCGGGGATGCTGGCCGTGCAAGCGGGACTGGTACTGCCCCTGCTGTGGCGGCGACGCAAGCCCGCGGCGGCCTTCGCCGCCATCACTGCGGTGTTCGTCCTCCAATGGTCCCTCGGCGCCCCACTGCGTGCGGACATCGCCCTCTTCATCGCCCTGTACAGCCTGGCCCTGCACGGGCGACTGCGACAGCTGCCGTGGGCCTGTGCGGCCGCGGCGGGCGCCCTGGCGCTGGTCGCGGTCCGCGCGTCCTCGGCCGTGTCCGTCGGGGACGCACTGTTCTTCCTGCTGAGCACGGCGACCGCGGCCCTCGCGCTCGGCCTCATGGTACGAATCCGGCGGGCCCAGCTGGCCGGTCTGCGGGAGCGCGCGGCCCGGCTGGAGATCGAGCGCGACCAGCGCAGCAGGCTGGCCACGGCCACCGAACGCACCCGGGTCGCCCGCGAGATGCACGACATCGTCGGCCACAACCTGTCCGTCATCATCACGCTCGCCGACGCCGGCGCCTACGCCACGGACATCGCACCCGAACGGGGCAAGGAGGCCCTGGAGCTCATCGGCGACACCGGCCGGCAGGCCCTCGGCGAGCTGCGGCGCGTGCTCGGCGTGCTGCGCGAGGCCGCGGACGCCCCCGCGGGCGGGCCCGAGCTCAGCCCGCAGCCCGGCATCACGGACATCGAAGCGTTGTGCGTCAAGGTGCGCGCGGCAGGACTCGAGGTCCGCTACCGGACCTCCGGCGACGTGGACGCCCTGGACAGCGGGGTGCAGCTGACGGTGTACCGCATCGTCCAGGAAGCCCTCACCAACACCATGAAGCACGCCGCCCCCGACACCCGGGTACACCTGGCGATCCTCGCCGAGGACAGCCGGCTGACCATCAGGGTCCAGGACATCGGCCCGGGCACCTCACCCGGACCGCCGAACGAGGAAGGACATGGCCTGGTGGGCATGCGGGAGAGAGCTGCCTTGTACGGCGGCACCGTCAGCGCGGGACCGGCGGCCGGTGGAGGATGGAGCGTCGAGGCCGTCCTCGACCTCACACCCGGAAGCGGCGGTGACCGATGA
- a CDS encoding response regulator transcription factor yields MTTVLIVDDQPLQRYGFHLLLDSVPETDVVGEAAHGAEAVRKAAELRPDVVLMDVRMPGMDGIEATRRIVAAGDRSRVLVLTTFDLDEYVHAALRAGASGFLLKDARPEELLAGIRAVAVGDAVIAPALTRRLLDEFAQYVPSHRTVPSEDLRLTSLTDREREILVAVGKGWTNGEIAARFVLSESTVKTHVGRVLAKIGARDRIQAVIFAYDHGLARPAVD; encoded by the coding sequence ATGACCACCGTGCTCATCGTGGACGACCAGCCTCTGCAACGCTACGGCTTCCACCTGCTCCTGGACTCCGTCCCCGAGACCGACGTCGTCGGCGAGGCCGCGCACGGCGCCGAGGCCGTCCGCAAGGCGGCCGAACTGCGTCCCGACGTCGTCCTGATGGACGTCCGCATGCCCGGCATGGACGGCATCGAGGCCACCCGCCGCATCGTCGCCGCCGGTGACCGTTCACGTGTCCTCGTGCTCACGACGTTCGACCTCGACGAGTACGTCCACGCCGCCCTGCGGGCCGGCGCGAGCGGCTTCCTCCTCAAGGACGCCCGCCCCGAGGAGCTCCTCGCCGGGATCCGCGCGGTCGCCGTCGGCGACGCTGTCATCGCGCCCGCTCTCACCCGCCGCCTCCTCGACGAGTTCGCCCAGTACGTCCCCTCCCACCGAACTGTCCCGTCCGAGGACCTGAGGCTCACCTCCCTGACCGACCGGGAGCGCGAGATCCTCGTGGCCGTCGGCAAAGGCTGGACCAACGGGGAGATCGCCGCGCGGTTCGTTCTGTCCGAGTCCACGGTCAAGACGCACGTCGGCCGTGTCCTGGCCAAGATCGGCGCCCGCGACCGCATCCAGGCCGTGATCTTCGCCTACGACCACGGCCTCGCCCGGCCCGCCGTGGACTGA